Proteins from a genomic interval of Treponema succinifaciens DSM 2489:
- a CDS encoding site-specific DNA-methyltransferase encodes MSNYSFFSGQINMDSTRQSLIDEIKKRVQDRILERTNADLLIKLITNADSLDEAINIAALGTTYKRTGLHFDKRLEKMGNAIRYFKKNEKLSFRTDDAKPVNKLIIGDNYQALQNLLIQYRGKIDVIYIDPPYGKDSMGEFAKTNYNNAITRDNLLSMLYPRLVLARQLLSDEGVIFCSIDDKNQAYVKCLFDEIFGETNFAGIFPWRKRTAKSDVPFGISQDYEYILVFAKSEFFKASIEGGNRKYFETPDFPNRPWRFHDMTTQRTSLERPNSNFTIINPKNNETYPVNPQAVWRITKEGFPEYLKENRIIFPDDYDFLKISKPVLRYWKDEDEKKAKDDFGKIAVSTKLPDYVGMSQDGTKEISNILGEKSFGYPKSVKLINFLIKISSNQNSIILDFFAGSGTTGHAVLDLNKSDGGNRIFILCQLNEKTDANPDGIAYDVTSKRLKRIMTGECYDGSKDFPWLQDNEPYGGNLDVYEIEEIFNSESTEGKTPFDVIDETLYGKEKFQTVKEKIEWVCQNFDKTQTKL; translated from the coding sequence ATGTCTAATTATTCTTTCTTTTCAGGACAAATCAACATGGATTCAACAAGACAATCTCTGATAGACGAAATAAAAAAGCGCGTTCAGGACAGGATTCTTGAGCGGACAAACGCCGACCTTCTGATAAAGCTCATTACTAACGCGGATTCTTTGGACGAGGCGATTAACATTGCGGCTCTTGGAACGACTTACAAGAGAACGGGGCTTCACTTTGACAAGCGGCTTGAAAAAATGGGAAATGCAATCCGATACTTTAAGAAAAACGAGAAGCTTTCTTTCCGCACCGATGACGCAAAGCCGGTCAACAAACTGATTATCGGCGACAACTATCAGGCTCTGCAAAACCTTCTGATTCAATACAGAGGCAAAATCGATGTGATTTATATTGATCCGCCCTACGGAAAAGACAGCATGGGCGAGTTTGCAAAGACGAATTACAACAACGCCATAACAAGAGACAATCTTCTTTCCATGCTTTATCCGCGGCTTGTACTGGCACGGCAGCTTCTTTCTGACGAGGGCGTGATTTTCTGCAGCATAGACGACAAGAATCAGGCTTACGTGAAATGCCTTTTTGATGAGATTTTCGGGGAAACAAACTTTGCAGGAATTTTTCCATGGAGAAAACGAACAGCTAAAAGTGATGTTCCTTTTGGAATATCGCAGGATTACGAATACATTCTTGTTTTTGCAAAAAGCGAATTTTTCAAAGCCAGCATAGAAGGCGGAAACAGAAAATATTTTGAAACGCCGGATTTTCCAAACAGACCTTGGCGATTTCATGATATGACAACACAAAGAACTTCTTTAGAAAGGCCAAACTCAAATTTTACAATTATAAATCCAAAAAACAATGAAACATATCCTGTAAACCCACAAGCAGTTTGGCGTATTACAAAAGAAGGTTTTCCAGAATATTTAAAAGAAAATAGAATTATTTTCCCTGACGATTATGATTTTTTAAAAATTTCAAAACCTGTATTGCGTTATTGGAAAGATGAAGATGAGAAAAAAGCCAAAGATGATTTTGGAAAAATCGCAGTTTCCACCAAATTACCAGATTACGTTGGAATGTCCCAAGACGGAACAAAAGAAATTTCAAATATTTTAGGAGAAAAATCATTCGGCTATCCGAAATCTGTAAAACTTATAAATTTCCTTATAAAAATCTCTTCAAATCAAAATTCCATAATTCTCGACTTCTTCGCAGGCAGCGGCACAACAGGACACGCGGTTCTTGACCTGAACAAATCGGACGGCGGAAACAGGATTTTCATTCTCTGCCAGCTGAACGAGAAAACGGACGCAAATCCCGACGGAATCGCATACGATGTAACCTCAAAGCGGCTCAAGCGGATCATGACAGGCGAGTGTTACGACGGCTCAAAGGATTTTCCGTGGTTACAGGACAACGAGCCTTACGGCGGAAATCTTGATGTCTACGAAATAGAAGAAATTTTTAATTCTGAATCAACCGAAGGCAAAACTCCGTTCGACGTGATTGACGAGACTTTGTACGGCAAGGAAAAATTCCAGACAGTAAAAGAAAAAATCGAATGGGTCTGCCAGAATTTCGACAAGACACAGACAAAATTATAA